A single region of the Anoplolepis gracilipes chromosome 1, ASM4749672v1, whole genome shotgun sequence genome encodes:
- the LOC140665307 gene encoding nose resistant to fluoxetine protein 6-like isoform X4: MLDSSGGYKPGFLYGNNYWLGSRYQCLNTMNTASLEVAERYILNNTIYHDPREEFPPFIVNYFIAHFKHNSTLQYHLNLPNEDIITLGLCLPASCSINDLNLILEKIFRDRIFFINDLYSVDLKLIEVKDLKEDQQWLFDNSIFLCVLALTFSMMIIGTIYDIFVHQKYLVVKNKAPANVKDISEKMEIKPLSLSQETRIRKILMCFSIYTNTKIIFNTKLNADEVPILHGLKFLTMSWIIFLHTSLYMLDYIDNKSLQWRIISDFLMKILLNIGVPVDIFFFLSGFLVAYIYFKDKIMDKGKTISINYEAKLNEFFTYIIRRFIRLTPAYMMMIGILQLNSAWYSKNSQFYPTFRSDEVCTKYWWRNLLYINNLFNLDTMCMCWSWYLANDMQYFIIATLLLILSTVYFYVTVVILGVLLIGSIMLTGYISYIYEYVPTLGEQYRLMSVLYYPPWIRIGPYIIGIIIGYIVRRLNKKLTLKKKTVILGWCFSSACVIFALLGLYKQHISILYAAIYVALSRILCAISIAWIIVTYFTKHGGIVNQLLSAKVFIPLSKLTYCAYLVNPFVIELIRSSSETSVHMELLPLVTMFIGYFVISYFCAYILSLMAEVPYILLMKMFLQSRNNRKHTLKNA, encoded by the exons A tgcTGGATTCTAGCGGTGGATATAAACCAGGCTTTCTTTATGGAAATAATTATTGGCTGGGTAGTCGTTACCAATGTCTCAATACAATGAATACAGCTTCTCTAGAGGTCGCAGagcgatatatattaaataatacgatATATCATGATCCACGAGAGGAATTTCCACCTTTCatagtaaattatttcattgctCATTTCAAACACAACAGTACTCTTCAATATCACTTAAATCTTCCCAATGAa GACATAATTACACTCGGCCTCTGTTTACCAGCATCATGTtctataaatgatttaaatttaattctggagaaaatatttcgtgatagaattttctttatcaatgATCTTTATTCCGTAGACTTGAAATTAATAGAAGTTAAAGATCTAAAAGAAGATCAGCAATGGTTATTTGATAATTCGATATTTCTCTG cGTTTTAGCACTTACTTTTTCCATGATGATAATTGGaacaatatatgatatatttgtacaccaaaaatatttagttgtaaaaaataaagcacCTGCTA ATGTAAAGGACATTtcagaaaaaatggaaataaaaccTTTGTCTTTAAGTCAAGAAActagaattagaaaaatactAATGTGTTTTTCCATATACAcaaatacgaaaataatattcaacacAAAATTGAATGCTGACGAAGTACCTATCCTTCAcggtttaaaatttctaactaTGAGttggataatttttcttcatacCTCGCTTTACATGTTGGATTACATCG aCAATAAATCATTACAATGGAGAATCATCTCCGATTTccttatgaaaatattacttaacaTAGGTGTACCAGTagatatcttcttttttttgagCGGATTTTTAGTAgcctacatatattttaaggaTAAAATAATGGACAAAGGAAAAACTATATCGATTAATTACGaagcaaaattaaatgaattctttacgtatataataagaaGGTTTATTCG gtTGACACCTGCGTACATGATGATGATAGGAATACTACAATTAAATTCGGCTTGGTACAGCAAAAATTCACAATTTTATCCAACTTTTAGATCGGACGAAGTTTGCACAAAATATTGGTGgagaaatcttttatatataaataatctatttaatcTTGACACAatg TGTATGTGTTGGAGTTGGTATTTAGCCAATGATATGCAATACTTTATAATTGCTACATTGCTACTAATTTTGTCTACTGT atatttttacgTAACTGTCGTCATATTGGGTGTACTTTTAATAGGCTCTATAATGCTTACcggttatatttcatatatttacgaATATGTTCCGAC ATTGGGTGAACAATACCGACTTATGAGTGTCTTGTACTATCCCCCATGGATTAGAATTGGACCATATATTATTGGCATAATTATAGGTTATATTGTAAGAAgactaaataaaaagttgaccTTGAAAAAG aaaaccGTAATTTTAGGTTGGTGTTTTAGTAGCGCGTGTGTTATTTTCGCATTATTAGGCCTTTATAAACAACACATATCTATTTTGTATGCTGCTATCTACGTTGCGTTAAGTAGAATACTTTGCGCCATAAGTATAGCATGGATTATAGTAACGTATTTTACTAAGCATGGTG GTATTGTTAATCAGTTATTATCGGCCAAAGTGTTCATTCCTCTTAGCAAACTTACTTATTGTGCTTATCTCGTAAATCCTTTTGTCATAGAGTTGATTCGCTCGTCTAGTGAAACATCCGTTCACATGGAACTCTTGCCTCTG gtTACTATGTTTATCGGATATTTTGTGATAAGTTATTTTTGCGCTTATATATTGTCTTTAATGGCAGAAGTAccgtatattttactaatgaaAATGTTTCTTCAGTCTCGCAATAACAGAAAACATACATT AAAAAATGCTTGA
- the LOC140665307 gene encoding nose resistant to fluoxetine protein 6-like isoform X1, with protein MLFYRFVFGLCMCINIDALTYVYAKVNKSNENKCEKVGTNTFPAYIISSKADLVKSIICGKELRDFRDAVDQRILWSLKMLDSSGGYKPGFLYGNNYWLGSRYQCLNTMNTASLEVAERYILNNTIYHDPREEFPPFIVNYFIAHFKHNSTLQYHLNLPNEDIITLGLCLPASCSINDLNLILEKIFRDRIFFINDLYSVDLKLIEVKDLKEDQQWLFDNSIFLCVLALTFSMMIIGTIYDIFVHQKYLVVKNKAPANVKDISEKMEIKPLSLSQETRIRKILMCFSIYTNTKIIFNTKLNADEVPILHGLKFLTMSWIIFLHTSLYMLDYIDNKSLQWRIISDFLMKILLNIGVPVDIFFFLSGFLVAYIYFKDKIMDKGKTISINYEAKLNEFFTYIIRRFIRLTPAYMMMIGILQLNSAWYSKNSQFYPTFRSDEVCTKYWWRNLLYINNLFNLDTMCMCWSWYLANDMQYFIIATLLLILSTVYFYVTVVILGVLLIGSIMLTGYISYIYEYVPTLGEQYRLMSVLYYPPWIRIGPYIIGIIIGYIVRRLNKKLTLKKKTVILGWCFSSACVIFALLGLYKQHISILYAAIYVALSRILCAISIAWIIVTYFTKHGGIVNQLLSAKVFIPLSKLTYCAYLVNPFVIELIRSSSETSVHMELLPLVTMFIGYFVISYFCAYILSLMAEVPYILLMKMFLQSRNNRKHTLKNA; from the exons atgttattttatcgatttgtgTTTggtttgtgtatgtgtataaacaTTGATGCACTAACTTATGTTTATGCAAAAGTTAACAAATCTAACGagaataaatgtgaaaaagtTGGTACCAATACATTTCCCGCCTATATCATTTCTTCAAAAGCCGATCttgttaaatcaattatatgcGGAAAGGAATTACGAGATTTCCGAGATGCCGTAGATCAACGAATATTGTGGAGCTTGAAAA tgcTGGATTCTAGCGGTGGATATAAACCAGGCTTTCTTTATGGAAATAATTATTGGCTGGGTAGTCGTTACCAATGTCTCAATACAATGAATACAGCTTCTCTAGAGGTCGCAGagcgatatatattaaataatacgatATATCATGATCCACGAGAGGAATTTCCACCTTTCatagtaaattatttcattgctCATTTCAAACACAACAGTACTCTTCAATATCACTTAAATCTTCCCAATGAa GACATAATTACACTCGGCCTCTGTTTACCAGCATCATGTtctataaatgatttaaatttaattctggagaaaatatttcgtgatagaattttctttatcaatgATCTTTATTCCGTAGACTTGAAATTAATAGAAGTTAAAGATCTAAAAGAAGATCAGCAATGGTTATTTGATAATTCGATATTTCTCTG cGTTTTAGCACTTACTTTTTCCATGATGATAATTGGaacaatatatgatatatttgtacaccaaaaatatttagttgtaaaaaataaagcacCTGCTA ATGTAAAGGACATTtcagaaaaaatggaaataaaaccTTTGTCTTTAAGTCAAGAAActagaattagaaaaatactAATGTGTTTTTCCATATACAcaaatacgaaaataatattcaacacAAAATTGAATGCTGACGAAGTACCTATCCTTCAcggtttaaaatttctaactaTGAGttggataatttttcttcatacCTCGCTTTACATGTTGGATTACATCG aCAATAAATCATTACAATGGAGAATCATCTCCGATTTccttatgaaaatattacttaacaTAGGTGTACCAGTagatatcttcttttttttgagCGGATTTTTAGTAgcctacatatattttaaggaTAAAATAATGGACAAAGGAAAAACTATATCGATTAATTACGaagcaaaattaaatgaattctttacgtatataataagaaGGTTTATTCG gtTGACACCTGCGTACATGATGATGATAGGAATACTACAATTAAATTCGGCTTGGTACAGCAAAAATTCACAATTTTATCCAACTTTTAGATCGGACGAAGTTTGCACAAAATATTGGTGgagaaatcttttatatataaataatctatttaatcTTGACACAatg TGTATGTGTTGGAGTTGGTATTTAGCCAATGATATGCAATACTTTATAATTGCTACATTGCTACTAATTTTGTCTACTGT atatttttacgTAACTGTCGTCATATTGGGTGTACTTTTAATAGGCTCTATAATGCTTACcggttatatttcatatatttacgaATATGTTCCGAC ATTGGGTGAACAATACCGACTTATGAGTGTCTTGTACTATCCCCCATGGATTAGAATTGGACCATATATTATTGGCATAATTATAGGTTATATTGTAAGAAgactaaataaaaagttgaccTTGAAAAAG aaaaccGTAATTTTAGGTTGGTGTTTTAGTAGCGCGTGTGTTATTTTCGCATTATTAGGCCTTTATAAACAACACATATCTATTTTGTATGCTGCTATCTACGTTGCGTTAAGTAGAATACTTTGCGCCATAAGTATAGCATGGATTATAGTAACGTATTTTACTAAGCATGGTG GTATTGTTAATCAGTTATTATCGGCCAAAGTGTTCATTCCTCTTAGCAAACTTACTTATTGTGCTTATCTCGTAAATCCTTTTGTCATAGAGTTGATTCGCTCGTCTAGTGAAACATCCGTTCACATGGAACTCTTGCCTCTG gtTACTATGTTTATCGGATATTTTGTGATAAGTTATTTTTGCGCTTATATATTGTCTTTAATGGCAGAAGTAccgtatattttactaatgaaAATGTTTCTTCAGTCTCGCAATAACAGAAAACATACATT AAAAAATGCTTGA
- the LOC140665307 gene encoding nose resistant to fluoxetine protein 6-like isoform X3 has protein sequence MLFYRFVFGLCMCINIDALTYVYAKVNKSNENKCEKVGTNTFPAYIISSKADLVKSIICGKELRDFRDAVDQRILWSLKMLDSSGGYKPGFLYGNNYWLGSRYQCLNTMNTASLEVAERYILNNTIYHDPREEFPPFIVNYFIAHFKHNSTLQYHLNLPNEDIITLGLCLPASCSINDLNLILEKIFRDRIFFINDLYSVDLKLIEVKDLKEDQQWLFDNSIFLCVLALTFSMMIIGTIYDIFVHQKYLVVKNKAPANVKDISEKMEIKPLSLSQETRIRKILMCFSIYTNTKIIFNTKLNADEVPILHGLKFLTMSWIIFLHTSLYMLDYIDNKSLQWRIISDFLMKILLNIGVPVDIFFFLSGFLVAYIYFKDKIMDKGKTISINYEAKLNEFFTYIIRRFIRLTPAYMMMIGILQLNSAWYSKNSQFYPTFRSDEVCTKYWWRNLLYINNLFNLDTMCMCWSWYLANDMQYFIIATLLLILSTVLGEQYRLMSVLYYPPWIRIGPYIIGIIIGYIVRRLNKKLTLKKKTVILGWCFSSACVIFALLGLYKQHISILYAAIYVALSRILCAISIAWIIVTYFTKHGGIVNQLLSAKVFIPLSKLTYCAYLVNPFVIELIRSSSETSVHMELLPLVTMFIGYFVISYFCAYILSLMAEVPYILLMKMFLQSRNNRKHTLKNA, from the exons atgttattttatcgatttgtgTTTggtttgtgtatgtgtataaacaTTGATGCACTAACTTATGTTTATGCAAAAGTTAACAAATCTAACGagaataaatgtgaaaaagtTGGTACCAATACATTTCCCGCCTATATCATTTCTTCAAAAGCCGATCttgttaaatcaattatatgcGGAAAGGAATTACGAGATTTCCGAGATGCCGTAGATCAACGAATATTGTGGAGCTTGAAAA tgcTGGATTCTAGCGGTGGATATAAACCAGGCTTTCTTTATGGAAATAATTATTGGCTGGGTAGTCGTTACCAATGTCTCAATACAATGAATACAGCTTCTCTAGAGGTCGCAGagcgatatatattaaataatacgatATATCATGATCCACGAGAGGAATTTCCACCTTTCatagtaaattatttcattgctCATTTCAAACACAACAGTACTCTTCAATATCACTTAAATCTTCCCAATGAa GACATAATTACACTCGGCCTCTGTTTACCAGCATCATGTtctataaatgatttaaatttaattctggagaaaatatttcgtgatagaattttctttatcaatgATCTTTATTCCGTAGACTTGAAATTAATAGAAGTTAAAGATCTAAAAGAAGATCAGCAATGGTTATTTGATAATTCGATATTTCTCTG cGTTTTAGCACTTACTTTTTCCATGATGATAATTGGaacaatatatgatatatttgtacaccaaaaatatttagttgtaaaaaataaagcacCTGCTA ATGTAAAGGACATTtcagaaaaaatggaaataaaaccTTTGTCTTTAAGTCAAGAAActagaattagaaaaatactAATGTGTTTTTCCATATACAcaaatacgaaaataatattcaacacAAAATTGAATGCTGACGAAGTACCTATCCTTCAcggtttaaaatttctaactaTGAGttggataatttttcttcatacCTCGCTTTACATGTTGGATTACATCG aCAATAAATCATTACAATGGAGAATCATCTCCGATTTccttatgaaaatattacttaacaTAGGTGTACCAGTagatatcttcttttttttgagCGGATTTTTAGTAgcctacatatattttaaggaTAAAATAATGGACAAAGGAAAAACTATATCGATTAATTACGaagcaaaattaaatgaattctttacgtatataataagaaGGTTTATTCG gtTGACACCTGCGTACATGATGATGATAGGAATACTACAATTAAATTCGGCTTGGTACAGCAAAAATTCACAATTTTATCCAACTTTTAGATCGGACGAAGTTTGCACAAAATATTGGTGgagaaatcttttatatataaataatctatttaatcTTGACACAatg TGTATGTGTTGGAGTTGGTATTTAGCCAATGATATGCAATACTTTATAATTGCTACATTGCTACTAATTTTGTCTACTGT ATTGGGTGAACAATACCGACTTATGAGTGTCTTGTACTATCCCCCATGGATTAGAATTGGACCATATATTATTGGCATAATTATAGGTTATATTGTAAGAAgactaaataaaaagttgaccTTGAAAAAG aaaaccGTAATTTTAGGTTGGTGTTTTAGTAGCGCGTGTGTTATTTTCGCATTATTAGGCCTTTATAAACAACACATATCTATTTTGTATGCTGCTATCTACGTTGCGTTAAGTAGAATACTTTGCGCCATAAGTATAGCATGGATTATAGTAACGTATTTTACTAAGCATGGTG GTATTGTTAATCAGTTATTATCGGCCAAAGTGTTCATTCCTCTTAGCAAACTTACTTATTGTGCTTATCTCGTAAATCCTTTTGTCATAGAGTTGATTCGCTCGTCTAGTGAAACATCCGTTCACATGGAACTCTTGCCTCTG gtTACTATGTTTATCGGATATTTTGTGATAAGTTATTTTTGCGCTTATATATTGTCTTTAATGGCAGAAGTAccgtatattttactaatgaaAATGTTTCTTCAGTCTCGCAATAACAGAAAACATACATT AAAAAATGCTTGA
- the LOC140665307 gene encoding nose resistant to fluoxetine protein 6-like isoform X2, with translation MLFYRFVFGLCMCINIDALTYVYAKVNKSNENKCEKVGTNTFPAYIISSKADLVKSIICGKELRDFRDAVDQRILWSLKMLDSSGGYKPGFLYGNNYWLGSRYQCLNTMNTASLEVAERYILNNTIYHDPREEFPPFIVNYFIAHFKHNSTLQYHLNLPNEDIITLGLCLPASCSINDLNLILEKIFRDRIFFINDLYSVDLKLIEVKDLKEDQQWLFDNSIFLCVLALTFSMMIIGTIYDIFVHQKYLVVKNKAPANVKDISEKMEIKPLSLSQETRIRKILMCFSIYTNTKIIFNTKLNADEVPILHGLKFLTMSWIIFLHTSLYMLDYIGVPVDIFFFLSGFLVAYIYFKDKIMDKGKTISINYEAKLNEFFTYIIRRFIRLTPAYMMMIGILQLNSAWYSKNSQFYPTFRSDEVCTKYWWRNLLYINNLFNLDTMCMCWSWYLANDMQYFIIATLLLILSTVYFYVTVVILGVLLIGSIMLTGYISYIYEYVPTLGEQYRLMSVLYYPPWIRIGPYIIGIIIGYIVRRLNKKLTLKKKTVILGWCFSSACVIFALLGLYKQHISILYAAIYVALSRILCAISIAWIIVTYFTKHGGIVNQLLSAKVFIPLSKLTYCAYLVNPFVIELIRSSSETSVHMELLPLVTMFIGYFVISYFCAYILSLMAEVPYILLMKMFLQSRNNRKHTLKNA, from the exons atgttattttatcgatttgtgTTTggtttgtgtatgtgtataaacaTTGATGCACTAACTTATGTTTATGCAAAAGTTAACAAATCTAACGagaataaatgtgaaaaagtTGGTACCAATACATTTCCCGCCTATATCATTTCTTCAAAAGCCGATCttgttaaatcaattatatgcGGAAAGGAATTACGAGATTTCCGAGATGCCGTAGATCAACGAATATTGTGGAGCTTGAAAA tgcTGGATTCTAGCGGTGGATATAAACCAGGCTTTCTTTATGGAAATAATTATTGGCTGGGTAGTCGTTACCAATGTCTCAATACAATGAATACAGCTTCTCTAGAGGTCGCAGagcgatatatattaaataatacgatATATCATGATCCACGAGAGGAATTTCCACCTTTCatagtaaattatttcattgctCATTTCAAACACAACAGTACTCTTCAATATCACTTAAATCTTCCCAATGAa GACATAATTACACTCGGCCTCTGTTTACCAGCATCATGTtctataaatgatttaaatttaattctggagaaaatatttcgtgatagaattttctttatcaatgATCTTTATTCCGTAGACTTGAAATTAATAGAAGTTAAAGATCTAAAAGAAGATCAGCAATGGTTATTTGATAATTCGATATTTCTCTG cGTTTTAGCACTTACTTTTTCCATGATGATAATTGGaacaatatatgatatatttgtacaccaaaaatatttagttgtaaaaaataaagcacCTGCTA ATGTAAAGGACATTtcagaaaaaatggaaataaaaccTTTGTCTTTAAGTCAAGAAActagaattagaaaaatactAATGTGTTTTTCCATATACAcaaatacgaaaataatattcaacacAAAATTGAATGCTGACGAAGTACCTATCCTTCAcggtttaaaatttctaactaTGAGttggataatttttcttcatacCTCGCTTTACATGTTGGATTACATCG GTGTACCAGTagatatcttcttttttttgagCGGATTTTTAGTAgcctacatatattttaaggaTAAAATAATGGACAAAGGAAAAACTATATCGATTAATTACGaagcaaaattaaatgaattctttacgtatataataagaaGGTTTATTCG gtTGACACCTGCGTACATGATGATGATAGGAATACTACAATTAAATTCGGCTTGGTACAGCAAAAATTCACAATTTTATCCAACTTTTAGATCGGACGAAGTTTGCACAAAATATTGGTGgagaaatcttttatatataaataatctatttaatcTTGACACAatg TGTATGTGTTGGAGTTGGTATTTAGCCAATGATATGCAATACTTTATAATTGCTACATTGCTACTAATTTTGTCTACTGT atatttttacgTAACTGTCGTCATATTGGGTGTACTTTTAATAGGCTCTATAATGCTTACcggttatatttcatatatttacgaATATGTTCCGAC ATTGGGTGAACAATACCGACTTATGAGTGTCTTGTACTATCCCCCATGGATTAGAATTGGACCATATATTATTGGCATAATTATAGGTTATATTGTAAGAAgactaaataaaaagttgaccTTGAAAAAG aaaaccGTAATTTTAGGTTGGTGTTTTAGTAGCGCGTGTGTTATTTTCGCATTATTAGGCCTTTATAAACAACACATATCTATTTTGTATGCTGCTATCTACGTTGCGTTAAGTAGAATACTTTGCGCCATAAGTATAGCATGGATTATAGTAACGTATTTTACTAAGCATGGTG GTATTGTTAATCAGTTATTATCGGCCAAAGTGTTCATTCCTCTTAGCAAACTTACTTATTGTGCTTATCTCGTAAATCCTTTTGTCATAGAGTTGATTCGCTCGTCTAGTGAAACATCCGTTCACATGGAACTCTTGCCTCTG gtTACTATGTTTATCGGATATTTTGTGATAAGTTATTTTTGCGCTTATATATTGTCTTTAATGGCAGAAGTAccgtatattttactaatgaaAATGTTTCTTCAGTCTCGCAATAACAGAAAACATACATT AAAAAATGCTTGA